The Verrucomicrobium spinosum DSM 4136 = JCM 18804 genome includes a region encoding these proteins:
- a CDS encoding uracil-DNA glycosylase has protein sequence MSSATDLLKLHLAQKAARGVTHVALTREAQTQLRLVRPAPATKPPTPRNQPAVASPAAPPAIRRVEQAPLPAAPAPVAPARPLPERISLSAPSPLTPQAQTRDEMLAHLALEAENNDKARSLGTLRDIMVFATGTPDAEIVFVGEAPGAEEEKMREPFVGPAGQLLTKIIQAMGLRRNDVYITNICKFRPKIDDGRFQGAKNRAPSVGEMLSCQQFVLAELEIIKPKVIVALGSTAATGLGIEGTVGRLRGQFHDFRGTPIMVTYHPSYLLRREQEDGGGIAEKRLVWEDMMKVMQQVGLPITDKQRAYFSKARG, from the coding sequence ATGTCCTCTGCTACCGACCTGCTCAAGCTCCATCTCGCCCAGAAAGCCGCCCGGGGAGTGACGCATGTGGCCTTGACCCGGGAAGCACAAACCCAATTGCGTCTTGTCAGGCCTGCACCTGCCACCAAGCCCCCCACCCCGCGCAATCAACCAGCCGTCGCGTCGCCCGCCGCCCCCCCCGCCATTCGTCGCGTGGAGCAGGCCCCGCTTCCCGCCGCCCCTGCTCCGGTCGCCCCAGCCCGGCCCCTGCCAGAGCGGATCTCCCTGAGCGCCCCCTCGCCACTGACCCCGCAGGCCCAGACCCGGGATGAAATGCTGGCCCACTTGGCCCTGGAGGCCGAAAACAACGACAAGGCGCGCAGCTTGGGCACACTAAGAGACATCATGGTCTTCGCCACGGGCACACCTGATGCTGAGATCGTCTTTGTAGGCGAAGCACCCGGAGCAGAAGAGGAAAAAATGCGCGAACCCTTTGTTGGCCCTGCTGGCCAGTTGCTCACCAAGATTATTCAGGCAATGGGGCTGCGCCGCAACGACGTTTACATCACCAACATCTGCAAATTCCGGCCCAAGATCGATGATGGCCGTTTCCAGGGCGCAAAGAACCGCGCCCCGAGCGTTGGCGAGATGCTCTCCTGCCAGCAGTTCGTGCTCGCAGAGCTGGAGATCATCAAACCCAAAGTGATCGTCGCCTTGGGGTCGACGGCCGCGACTGGCCTGGGCATTGAAGGCACCGTGGGGAGACTGCGTGGCCAGTTTCACGACTTCCGCGGCACCCCCATCATGGTCACCTATCACCCCTCTTATCTGCTGCGCAGGGAACAAGAGGACGGTGGTGGCATTGCTGAAAAACGGCTGGTTTGGGAGGACATGATGAAGGTCATGCAGCAGGTTGGCCTGCCCATCACGGACAAGCAGCGGGCCTACTTCAGCAAGGCACGCGGATAG
- a CDS encoding sodium-translocating pyrophosphatase, with protein MSSFLLNQGILLSIILGALGLVYAVMLIKKIVSASPGNEAMQRVAGAIQEGAKAYLSRQVRTVSIIAIILTALLFWWKKSLPVPAGFLIGAVCSMIAGYIGMRIAVVANVRTTQAATEGPTPALRIAFNGGAVTGLLVVGLALVSVAVFYMVMTAVHSSAAAIDSLVGLALGASLISVFARLGGGIYTKAADVGADLVGKNENALDEDDPRNPATIADNVGDNVGDCAGMAADVFETYAVTLIGALLIASLTLQGVGAALIYPFLIGGISIVGAVLGILWVNIRKGGATALLMQGVAISALVTALLGWPVTKALFSGHAELPFSPAGLYGAALIGLVLTWMVVLITNYYTATEYSPVRKIAKASETGHATNIIAGIAIGNYATAMPVILICASIAGGYVLAGLYGIAIAVMSMLSMAGIIVSLDAFGPITDNAGGIAVMSELPKEVRNVTDGLDAVGNTMKAVTKGYAIASAGVAALVLFGSYYLELDKHLHHTGVLKLATDTVDFSLKDPYVIIGLFIGGLIPFLFTAMSMNAVGKSAGAVVKEVRRQIAAKPGILTGKDTPEYATCVDIVTKAALREMILPALLPVVVVLLVGCTPLLGYKALGGVLMGTIVTGLFLGLSMTSAGGAWDNAKKYIEEGNHGGKGSDAHKAAVTGDTVGDPYKDTSGPAINPMIKVVNIVAILVIPLLF; from the coding sequence ATGTCCAGTTTCCTCCTCAATCAAGGCATCTTGCTCTCCATCATTTTAGGCGCGCTTGGCCTCGTCTATGCCGTGATGCTGATCAAAAAAATCGTCAGCGCATCGCCCGGAAATGAAGCCATGCAACGCGTCGCGGGTGCCATCCAGGAGGGAGCCAAGGCGTACCTCAGTCGCCAGGTGCGCACGGTGAGCATCATCGCCATCATTCTCACCGCCCTGTTGTTCTGGTGGAAGAAGAGCCTCCCAGTTCCAGCTGGATTCCTCATCGGAGCCGTCTGTTCCATGATCGCAGGCTACATTGGCATGCGCATCGCTGTGGTGGCGAACGTCCGCACCACGCAGGCCGCCACGGAGGGCCCGACTCCCGCCTTGCGCATCGCCTTCAATGGCGGCGCGGTCACGGGTCTTCTCGTTGTGGGTCTGGCCCTTGTTTCCGTCGCCGTCTTTTACATGGTGATGACCGCCGTTCACAGCTCCGCGGCCGCCATTGACTCTCTGGTGGGCCTCGCGCTGGGTGCCTCGTTGATCAGCGTATTCGCCCGTCTGGGCGGCGGCATCTACACAAAGGCAGCCGACGTGGGTGCCGATCTTGTGGGCAAAAACGAGAATGCTCTGGACGAAGATGATCCCCGCAACCCGGCCACCATCGCCGACAACGTAGGTGACAACGTGGGTGACTGCGCTGGTATGGCCGCAGACGTGTTTGAGACCTATGCCGTGACCCTCATCGGCGCGCTCCTCATCGCCTCCCTTACCCTTCAGGGCGTCGGAGCCGCACTCATTTACCCATTCCTCATCGGTGGCATTTCCATCGTGGGTGCCGTGCTGGGGATTCTCTGGGTGAACATCCGCAAGGGTGGAGCCACCGCCCTGCTCATGCAGGGGGTCGCTATCTCTGCGCTCGTCACCGCCCTCCTGGGCTGGCCCGTGACCAAGGCCCTTTTCAGCGGCCACGCCGAGCTCCCCTTTAGCCCTGCCGGACTCTACGGCGCAGCATTGATCGGCCTTGTTCTGACCTGGATGGTGGTGCTCATCACGAACTACTACACTGCCACCGAGTACAGCCCGGTGCGCAAGATCGCCAAGGCCAGTGAGACTGGCCACGCCACCAACATCATCGCTGGCATTGCCATCGGCAACTACGCCACCGCCATGCCCGTCATCCTCATCTGCGCGTCCATCGCAGGCGGTTATGTGCTGGCCGGTCTCTACGGTATCGCCATCGCAGTCATGTCCATGCTCAGCATGGCAGGCATCATCGTCTCCCTCGATGCTTTCGGCCCCATCACCGACAACGCAGGCGGCATCGCCGTGATGAGCGAACTGCCCAAGGAAGTGCGGAACGTGACCGATGGCCTGGACGCCGTGGGGAACACCATGAAGGCCGTGACCAAGGGATACGCCATCGCCTCCGCCGGGGTGGCTGCCCTGGTGCTGTTTGGCTCCTATTACCTGGAGCTCGACAAACATCTGCACCACACAGGCGTGCTCAAGCTCGCCACCGACACTGTGGACTTCTCCCTGAAGGATCCCTACGTCATCATCGGTCTTTTCATCGGTGGCTTGATCCCCTTCCTCTTCACCGCCATGAGCATGAACGCCGTTGGCAAATCCGCCGGTGCCGTGGTGAAAGAAGTCCGTCGTCAGATCGCTGCCAAGCCCGGAATCCTCACTGGCAAGGACACGCCTGAGTACGCCACCTGTGTGGACATTGTGACCAAGGCCGCTCTGCGGGAAATGATTCTGCCCGCGCTCCTTCCCGTGGTCGTGGTGCTGCTGGTCGGCTGCACTCCCCTGCTTGGCTACAAGGCCCTCGGCGGCGTTCTCATGGGCACCATCGTCACCGGACTCTTCCTCGGCCTGTCCATGACCAGCGCTGGTGGAGCCTGGGACAACGCGAAGAAATACATCGAAGAAGGCAATCACGGCGGCAAGGGCAGCGACGCCCACAAGGCAGCCGTGACCGGCGACACCGTGGGTGACCCCTACAAGGACACCAGCGGCCCGGCCATCAACCCCATGATCAAGGTGGTCAACATCGTGGCCATCCTGGTGATTCCCCTGCTCTTCTAA